The genome window ACATATCCGTCTGCCATGTAATGTGGTATGTTAACAGTAATCTTTCTTTGTTTAACAACATAGACAAAATGAGGACATAAAATGGAttggtgtctttttttttaaattcttcttTATGTAAGATAATATTCCACGGCCCAGTCATCGCACGccataaaaaatgcataaatacaaCATTCCATAATACAGAAATCTGTGTGAGCTTCATTGCGAGACAAGACAGCCCCATCTAGGAGCGATTTGAGACAGTGACACCCGACGTGCATTCCTTATGTCCAGTCTTCCCTGTAATTTCGTTTTCGTTGCTGACGATCCCGTTTCATAAAGAAACGGAAGCAGTGCCTTTGTGGCAATCTCAGGATACTGcgcattgtttttaatccagGACGTCGGCAAACATACTTTTAAGGCCACGTCTAATTATACAGAGCGGGCTCGGGGCATGTGAATCACCTGTTGCAATAATCCTGTAATTTAGGGAGGACTCTTGCTATTTCCTTTTAAATGcagattttcatatttatttatttatttaatttttttgccagtCTCTGTCTCATTTTGGTGTCTCACCATTTggaatttttctcttttttaaagaaGCTCTCCAGAGACGTTTGTTTGTCTCACTCATTTTTTAGCTAGAGATATGCATAATTCTGTTGGGTATCAAAACCGATACAGAGAGACGTGTGGCAAAAGATGGAAGTGAGTGGCAGATGATctgattttcttcttctttttttttaaataaaacactttgcagACTCCGATAGTCAATAAAAtagatataaattttttttttttttttttttttttttttagtccgtCTGTGTGGCTTGGTACCAAATCATCTACAGCCCAGTACTGGTCCCTGGCCCAGTGTATTTGGGGATCACTGCCTTAAAACAATAGCCTGACTGAAATGTTTTGACCTGGTGCATTATTAATGATTGATGTTTTTACCGGCTTCAAACACAGCTGTGTTCACCAAGTCATGctgattgacttttttttttttttttgagtttgaaACATATTGATTTGtttcatttgttatttatttacacatagaATATTTGAACTATGAGGACACGAAGTTCTCAAAGAGCCGTGGTGTGGGAGTGTTTGGAGACATGGCTAAAGATACAGGCATTCCATCTGACGTTTGGCGTTTCTACCTTACCTACGTGAGACCTGAGGGCCAGGACTCATCCTTCTCCTGGGTTGATCTGGCTCTAAAGAACAACTCCGAATTGCTCAATAACCTGGGCAATTTTATCAACAGGTGTAtagaccacacacacattttatttccacacaTTGTCTgcttaaataaacatacaaatatGACACACGCATGCAAACATCACAAAATCATAATCAAggactgttacacacacacacacacacttctgtacAGCTCAGTAAATATACAGGATTTTTATTGACCTGCTCTGTTTTcttctctctatttttttttctcggtCTCTCAGGGCTGGCATGTTTGTGAGCAAGTTCTTTAATGGCTGTGTGCCGGAGATCGTTCTGCAGGATGAAGACAAGCGTCTCATCGCTCAGGTGTCCTGGGAGCTCAAGCAGTACATCCAGTTACTGGACAAAGTCAGGTCAGAAATGTCTTTAGTTTATTAGGtctttaggttttttttgtgattttattttatttatttcatctatatttatgtcatttattttatgtgaaGTTTAAAAATCTGCCTTccagaataataacaataatattattacaattaaagAATATAAACATTGTCCTATCTAAAGTGCACTCTAGGACACTTCTTATTCCTTCATTACTGCTCACCAAGCACTGATTTATTTCACAGTTTAAagaacaaggcaaaaaattatcTGCTCGTTGCTGAGAAACTAACAATtgcacaaaccaaaaaaaacaaaactgttaaGTTATTTATTCAAATGTTGGTTAGTctaattttgtgtaaaaaaattataataaaaaatgtcagcTTTAATGAAAACATATAGTTGCCTTTTAAACCTAATGTGAGTTGATAATTTGTGCACAAGGGTTGTGCGTTGTCAAGAACGATATTTAGTTCCGAGATATTTTTTATCAGTACGAGTTGCTCCTGACCCCTGGGGGATAAAACCCTATACACTGTAGAGGATGCTGTTTTCTATGTACATTgcaccaagtaaaaaaaaaaacaaaacataatctCATAATGTACATGATTAAAATAAGTGTATTTCCTAAGTACATTCcatatttttattgcatataATTGTGCGTatacctttttaaataaatgtaatttacttTTGACTGGTTCAGGtgtaataaaaatgcaacatgTACAACTAGGTTTCAATAATTTAGTTATTGTATAATTTAGAAAATTAAAAGGGGGGGGGAAATGCAAAAAAGATGaagcacatttttttaacatatataaatacttttgcatcTCGTAGTTTATTATTGCATTAACCCCAttctaaaaatgcatttaaaacttCACAAGCTGTgtgtaaaacactttaaaatgtatatactgtataaatggaaATGCAATCAAATAAACCTGGTgattattattgcattttattacatttatttatttatttttgtttattttttggtcaGGATTCGCGACGCCCTGAAATGCATTCTGAACATCTCTCGTCATGGCAACCAGTATATTCAGAGTAATGAACCCTGGAAGAAGATCAAAGGAGGAGATGAGGACAGGCAAGTAAATGTGAATAAGCATCAATGGGTCACTTAGTGAGTGAATGTGCCATGGCTTTACCTCAGATAGAATTaatgcacatgttttttttttttaataaaacgatGTTTCCacactattttaaacacctCTTCCGATAATAAGAAATGCTCTTAGTGCATCCTATAAAGTAATTGGTTTTGACAGTAAAATGGCTCTGAAGTTGTAATGTTTGTGTGCTGTGTAGAAAACGTGCAGGCACGGTAACCGGTGTGTCTGTGAATGTGGCGTGTCTCTTGTCGGCCATGTTGGAGCCGTACATGCCTACCATCAGTCAGACCATCCGTACCCAGCTGCAAGCTCCAGATAATTGTGCCATTGCCATGCTGAGTGCTGAGGGACATTTCCTCCGCAGCCTTCCAACCGGCCACCAGATCGGCACGGTAATTATTCTGTAATAAGTGTGTAACTACAGCAGCTTTGTATTAAACTCATCTCTTTAGTCATGAAAGCCActcttattgtttttattattattattattacatttgatttttattgcattttattttcccCCGTCAGATCAGTCCTTTGTTCCAGAAGCTGGAACCTGAGCAAATCGAGATGCTGAGGAAGAAATTCGGAGGACAACAGGTCTGTACATGCGTTCCACAGATTAGgtttaaaatcattttgattAAATGGCTTCTCTTTGGAGGTCAGTCATGATTATTGGTCTGGTTTGATGACGTGTGACACAGTGACCGGTTCATAAGTTGGATGAGGTGTCTGGATATTACATCATTCCCGAGTGAAATAACAAGCTCCAATCACACCTGTTGCaacatttttcaaaatgtaaGATGGGGTGATATTTTAAACCCCATTCAGGAGCCGCTCCCTCCATCAACAACGCCTTCAAACAGGATTACAATACGGCAGAAGAGCATGTTATTTACTTTTCACTTTGTTGATAAATTCAAGGCTAGACCTCTCGCAGCCACGTTCCAGTCCAACCTAACATAGTCTTTGTCCTGTCTTCCTTTTCTTTCCACTTGAACGTTCATTTCAGCCGGAGGAGGAGACTCTTATGGGAAAGGTAGATCTGAGTGCATGCTTTTGTGCCCCTACGCTGCCACCTTCACTCATGCCTTAAGTATGAAATTGATCCAGAACCTGCAGAACAAAGCCTGCTACTGCCAATCACTGGTGTCTTAGTTTAGGGTTTTTGTGCTCAGAATTGTTTGCCCGTAGGCATGCTGGACAAAAAAGTAAAAtcgaaaagatttttttttaaataatgtgccATCTACGCAGAGTGGTCTTTCTCGCAAAAATAAGAGGGTGGAATTAGAATTTCACCGCaccagtgtgaaaaaaaaataataaaaaatctgcatgtttgtggatttttttattttatttttttatttactaatcaTTTGGGTTTGTGAAATTATATGATATTGCCTTGTGCCTATAGAATTGGTTAATATCAATTAATCATAAATTTGACGATTAATATTTAGGTACAGttgaaaaaattacaattagtaataaaatgtattaaacagtcatgctatttattgttttaatatatagataatattaaacaaatcaaCAAACATATTTATTCTATGTATGACTAAAATAAGCaaacaatataaacatgtatCACAATCGATATGTTGGTTATAATCCAGACATACTGCATGAATTCTGTAACGACGAAGAGAAACGTGACTTCTGGATTTTTTACCATGAGCAATTTAGTTTATTAAATGCAAGTTTGATCCATTTAGATTTGCTTGTTAACACTGAAATATATGGTGTGTCAACTAATGCTGTAAATAACGTTCGAAAGGGAACTTTAACATAGTGCTGTTTTTGCCAATGGATCTAAGGTGTTAAATATGAAGGTCATTTCTAAGTCATTTCTTTTCTCGGGCAGAATCCCAGTGACAAGACGAGCAAAACGCAGACCAAGCCCCCCGCTGCTGCAAAACCTACCACTACCGTAAGTGCGGCCGATCCTGAGAAAGCCAAACAGCTGGTTGCTACTGATCGTTGCCCTTTAGATAGGTGTTTGTTATGTACAATAAGTTTAAGTCTTTTCTAATCCTTTTCCAaaattattagtaatatttaaTGTACAATGTTGGACACCATgccatatttatacattttgtctATAAGACTTAATCATGgtattattagttttaatacTATAATAGTTAATTATTCTTAACTGTTCTTGTATATTTTCACCCCTCAGGAAGGAAAGAATTGATGAGAAGAGGAAAGTGAGTAGGAGTGAGGAGACCATCGTTTGGGTGTACTAGCAGAAGGTACATAGTGCAGGGATATTTTTTCTAAAAGCATCATAGTGAATGAAAATTATCCATGACCAACTTTACATGACTGCTGTCAAGCCAGTTATGTTGAGcatcaaaatacaaataatgttcatcaataaaaaaaaggctttaagaTCACCTAATAATACTTTGTAGAGTAATTATTTCATAactcaggtaaaaaaaaataatttatagaacccgtttttttttgttgttttttttaattcagtgtAAAATTATTACCTGTTATTCCCCCCTACCTTTCTTCAAACTGTTTATTCTttgcattattaattaaataaacacagtcacattcatttttgtttaattttgtttttcatttttattaggaAATGTATACAATACAGTAAGTAAAGATGGGAAAATTCTATTACATTTGACTATATAAATACAGCATGCATATTTTACTTATTACACAATACTACAGAGTGAATAATGATTATTTATAATGAGTGATTACATAGATACAATAGAAAAATAAGCATGGGTCAGTTTAAACTGCTTAATCTAAATGTctaattctgtttaaaaaaaaataaaatacaaaggtgATGCATAACTACTAGACCCACCACATATCCCCTATCTATCCACGCTTAAAGGCCATGGCTTAAgtggagtttaaaaaaaaaaaaaaaaaaaaaaaaattattcaaatgcAGTCTCtcctaattaaacaaaaatgcgaAAGTCCTGAGCTATTTCTGTGAACTAGGTCtatcttaacattttttttgttttttgtttagaagCCCTTTTAATTATTCATGATAAGACATGATAATATTGATCTACCTCTATTAACGGGTTACAATGAAATGCACAGAAAATCCTTGCATAAAACCATTTTACACTTCTTGCAAATCTATTTTAAAGGGTAAACGGACAAATTAATGTTTCATTTCCAGAGATTGGTAAAATATTTGCCAGTTATACCCACCCCAGGAGTCTTTGCCATCCTCATACATCGAAGAACAAAAGTAGGAAAATGCAATAAACCTACAGTCTCCTTATTGTATAGAGGAACCCATgtattaaatgattaataagGTGCCTGATTTAAGGCTGATTCTTACAGTTTCTAAACCTGGGGTCCTTTTCTAGTTCTATAGCCAAGACTTCATCACACTTTCTCCCTCGATCCTTCAATCTTGGGGCAGCCCCTTAAAGAAttgatctctctctcccccAGTTTCCACATGCCTTTACCTCTCGTCTTTATATGTGCATTTCATGGTTACCATTAAATGATTCTACttgttccttctttctttccaaACATTCTCTCTGTCTACCACACTTCTTTCACGCAAACCCTCACTTCCTGGTGTTGACGAGCCTCTCGATGAGCGCGCGGCGTGTCCGCTGGACCTCCTCACCAAGTCGCTCAATCTCGGCTTTAAGCCTTTCATTCTGGTCCGTCAGCTCCTGCACCTTCCTCTCATTCTCCTGCTCCCGCTCCTTTCTGCTCTTCTTCCCTGAGAAAGGTGAGGTAAGTGCACTCCCTTTCTTCCTCTTGCCCAGGCGTGAGGAGGCAGGGGCCGGTGGAGGGGAGAGAGGAGGGGAGGAGGAAGGTGAGCAGTTAAGGGACGGCGACTGCGATgatgaggaggatgaagagCAAGACAGGGACGAGTTTGGGACCATAGGCAGCTCTTCCTCACTGACTGATGGGGAGGCAGGCGGAGGGTTCGGggggtgatggtggtggtggtggtagccGTTGGTGACCATAACTGCCCCCGTTTCCACCAGACCAACGCCTCCTTCACTCAGCAGCTCGAAGAACTCGGGGGGCAGAAGGTCTCCTGCACCAGAGCTTGCCGTCTCTCGTGCACCACGCTGCTCCTCCTGTGCCGGTGGCTGGCTGAGGAGCAGCGGAGGTGGTGAAGGCTCCTCCAACACACGCTgcaccccctccccccacaccTGCCCCTCCGTCAGCCAGGTGAGTGAGCAGCTCTCCAAGACATCCAGAAACTCCGGCTCTTTCTGCAGGTGGGAgataaggaaaggaaaaaaaaaaattaaaaatagttaaattagcagaagaaaaaaaaaaactcaataaacatcagcatttataaaatcaattaGTTAAAAACATCAAATGCCTTTACAGAGCACAGAAAGGAGGAGGGAGGGCGTAACATTGAAGGTACGAGAGCAGAGACGGCAGCCGTTGCTTTCGGCGTGACTGACCTCGGCGCAGGGTGGGGGGCGTGTGTGCTTGGCCCCACCTGCATCGGATCCCAATATATCTTGCAAGTCTTCATACCACGCCTCCAACTCTGCACCACACAGCGGCGCCACACCGGGGGGGTACATCCACTCCGCAGTCATCTCAACCAATCAGCTGCTACGCACAGACACGACGACTCAACACGCTCCTACACCCAGCACACCAGACCTGGCCCAgaaaattattactttttttatgcaaaGGGGGGGGGAAGAAAGTCTTAAACCCTATACCTACAGCAAAAACCTGTATGGCGTTAAGCAGTATTGCTTGACAGACTACCTAAACTAAGTCCAAAGTAAAGTGGCCAAATACTCATAGAAAATCTGTTGTCTAAGGACACTTAGTGCTCAGATGAAGCTACTACAAAGATCACAAGTCCACCAGACCTTTCAACTTCAGAGCACTCAAgcaagatgcacacacacacaccagccacAAACAAGTTATTTAgaatattccaaaaaaaaaaactagtgcaACAGTATATTAAACAAAACTGCCATGCAGAATAAACCAACAGGTCAAGTACAATCGAAATAggagcagaaaaaaacatgcttacCTTTAAAAGCGTTTCCTCTTAATCAAGTGTGGTTGTGGGTTGTCGGCGATATAGTGTCCCAGTAATTCTGAAAAATAATTGTGGAAAAAAAGTTATTGTGGTGAAGATGATTGTTTGCAAGATTTGCGAATATTACTGGAAATTTGCCTTTAATTAGATAAgtattaattaaataagaatTAGTCAGAGAAATGCTAAAGCCAAAACTTTTCACGACAAAATAATTCAACAAACTTAAATTAGTCGCGATTAAACCAACTGACACGTGTAGATTTTTTCAATGAATAAAAGAAGTGATAGTGCGTGTAAATGAACCGTTTTCATTAAGACGGTTAATTTACAGCAGTTAACGGTCAAACCCGTTTTTATTAAGACTAAAGCGTGCTGATGTTAATTCAGGTCAGTGAGTCTTTCTGTAAACAGCGCGCGCTGTGCTGGCCGCGGGCGCCCCCTGGTACAGTCCGAGCGCAGGCAGCATCGCCCGAGAGCGTCCGAGAGCGTCCGAGAGCGCAAAGCTCACCGTCCTCAACACCACTCCGAGTCAAACGATTAGACTTCAACAACTTCAACACTGGCCACCTTTTAGTGtggtgttttgttgtttttaatgtgaTTTAGTCTTGTCTGGGGTGTTGCCGAGCTCCACTTTCTCTCAGATTTTGTCCGATCTCCTTCCAAAGTACAGCATTAAAACCTCCGTGCGCCTTTTACAACAGACACGGAGGCCTGGTGGAGCCGAAATGTCCGAGATGAGTTGTTCTCTTCAATCGCTGAGTGAATACTGCGAAATTATACACAGCCGTAAAAGAACAATGCTTAAGCAAGAAGTTGAGTTACTTCATCATTTAATTGATGGAATTGTCTTCCAGCTTATGATTGCTTAATTAAGAGttggattaaaataaaaaggcaatAATAAATTCATGCGGTCAATTTAAAGTTAACTAAATACGTATAAAGTGTTAGAAGTTAGTCAGTGGCTTTTATAAATATGTTATAATAATGAGCCTGTTAGTCAAATTAACTAAAAATCAGGCAGTGACGTCACGAAGTCAAAGTACAAGAGAAACAAAAGGAGGACAAACACAGATCAGTATAGGAAGAATAACCTGgagtaacagagagagagaaggagaaataagacaacaataataataagtcattaaatattaaaggtaataaggaaaaatataaaaagtgttaaaatataaaaatgcaccAAACCAATAAAATTGTGTCCAAAACATGTTATAAAATCTAAAAGTggataaaaatcaataaagatgaaaataaaataaaacccatTTTCAACCAATTGATTTTGATATAACAGCGACGTTGGGGAAATTCTCTAAACCTGAAACACAAACTTGACCTTTAAACTAAATACAAGCAAGTTAAGTAatgaaaaagggggaaaaagtttttaataataataacataaaaatccTTTGTTCGTCCAGTGAAAAATAAGAGATggttaaaatagaaaaaagtccCGACGAATAAGAAGTGAGAACAACTGCTGTCCAAAAACAGCTGTGGGATCGCTGCCAAAACACGAGCTTTTCTAAAAGGAAAAGCtgaagttcacacacacacacacacacaccgggagCGGCGGCGCCCCAAAGTTCCACCAACTCAGCCGTGCAACTagataataaacacaaaacgGAAACTCACCCTTTTTCGTTTATTATGCCGTTTTTTCGACTGTCTCGGACTCGggttgtgtatatatttttgttgagatTGCTGATAGCTCATGTTAACCATTGTTCAGTTGAAGTCACCGAGTATGAATTTCGGAAACTCCCGGGGCTGTTTATATAGGAACCTGAACTACAACCAAACTCCAGAGGAAGCGCTTCAGCCTCAACCTACGCCACAGTGGTGTAGCTGAGAGCCGACAGTCGGGCGAATCTGCCAATCCgagatgaagaataaaactcTTTTGCTTAGAGACATCCAATCAGAGCAGTCTGCGAGCGCGAAAGGCGGGGCTATAGCACGCTGCTAGTTGTCTCGCAGTGAGTGCGTTTGTGTGAGCGGAAAGATGTGATGCAGTCATAAGGCAGCCAGGACGAATTTGGGGCGTAAGGGAGTCACATGAAAGGAATGATGCAATCGTTGGCAACCGGTTTCTAGTCGGAGATTAGACTAGCAGAGCCCGAGCATGTTTTATTAAACAGCCTTGTATTAAAAGAAAACCCAGACAAAATACCTTATAAGGACGTGAGAAAATTGATCGATTTTGCTTGCGTTCGCAAAACACTCATAAAGCATTGCTATATAATATCGGTGTGATGTGAAGACGCttttattgctgttgttttgtCCCCGGTCCCAATTCTACACATGATACTACAAGTAAAGTAACTTCACAACTAATGTtcttaaatgaaaagaaaacaaacatacatTATTAGTTAGTGTTCGGAAAATCCATATAGCGCGCATTagtaaaagatattagtaacaataataaacacTCCTCCTCTTGGGCTTGCCTAAGGATTCACGGAAATCACGGACTGAGTTGTTTTAAAGGGACCCAAGAGCCTACAGCCTACATCAATCATAACAGTATAATATTGTGTTCCACCATTATAATGACTACATGTTTGGTTCGCGTTGTTGTTTttgtccatgcacacagggcgTCATCTTGGCCATGCGCCTCTCGGTGCGGTGTAAAGCTAAATCACAAAACTATTTCATATAAACTGATACATTTTAGCGGATGAATCTTACTGGACTAGTGCAATATAATTACTGTGATGTAATTTGGATTATTGAAGGGTGTCGACCTCAGTGTGGGATACATCTAAACTAACTAAACTTTCCTCGTTGTTCGTTCAGTGTTTGGAGCAGAGCAGGTGTAACTTTTGTTTCTGCGTTTTTACCGCGCCGTATGGGTGTGGACACGA of Clarias gariepinus isolate MV-2021 ecotype Netherlands chromosome 6, CGAR_prim_01v2, whole genome shotgun sequence contains these proteins:
- the ddit3 gene encoding DNA damage-inducible transcript 3 protein, with product MTAEWMYPPGVAPLCGAELEAWYEDLQDILGSDAGGAKHTRPPPCAEKEPEFLDVLESCSLTWLTEGQVWGEGVQRVLEEPSPPPLLLSQPPAQEEQRGARETASSGAGDLLPPEFFELLSEGGVGLVETGAVMVTNGYHHHHHHPPNPPPASPSVSEEELPMVPNSSLSCSSSSSSSQSPSLNCSPSSSPPLSPPPAPASSRLGKRKKGSALTSPFSGKKSRKEREQENERKVQELTDQNERLKAEIERLGEEVQRTRRALIERLVNTRK